The Bacteroidota bacterium genome includes a region encoding these proteins:
- a CDS encoding class I fructose-bisphosphate aldolase, whose product MAINKIVSLLGDKADYLLNHQTKTISKESIHLPGPDFVDRIWVGSDRNPQVLRNLQQMYGTGRLANTGYLSILPVDQGIEHSAGASFAKNPIYFDPENIVKLAIEGGCNAVATTYGGLGMIARKYAHKIPLIVKVNHNEFLTYPNKFDQIMFASVKSCWDLGAAAIGATIYFGSDESARQIQEVSKAFAYAHELGMGTILWCYLRNPSFKKDGVDYHLSADLTGQANHLGVTIEADIIKQKLPENNGGYLALNTKESAYGKNDKRIYEELTTDHPIDLCRYQVANCYMGRAGLINSGGASTGEADINEAVITAVINKRAGGMGLISGRKAFQRPMKDGVGILNAIQDVYLSKDVTIA is encoded by the coding sequence ATGGCCATTAACAAAATTGTAAGTCTGCTCGGCGATAAGGCCGATTATTTATTAAATCACCAGACAAAAACGATCTCTAAAGAAAGTATACATTTACCCGGACCGGATTTTGTTGATAGAATTTGGGTAGGATCTGATCGCAATCCACAGGTTCTCAGGAACTTACAACAAATGTATGGTACTGGTAGATTGGCAAATACAGGTTATTTATCTATACTTCCAGTTGATCAGGGTATTGAACATAGTGCAGGTGCATCCTTTGCAAAAAATCCTATTTATTTCGATCCGGAAAATATTGTGAAACTCGCCATCGAAGGCGGTTGCAATGCTGTTGCCACAACTTATGGTGGATTGGGTATGATCGCAAGAAAATATGCCCATAAGATACCATTGATCGTAAAAGTAAACCACAACGAATTTTTAACCTATCCCAATAAATTCGACCAGATCATGTTTGCATCCGTAAAATCCTGTTGGGATTTGGGTGCGGCTGCTATCGGTGCTACCATTTATTTTGGTTCCGATGAATCTGCAAGGCAAATTCAAGAAGTGAGTAAAGCTTTTGCATATGCTCATGAATTGGGAATGGGCACTATTTTATGGTGTTACCTTAGAAATCCCTCATTCAAAAAAGATGGTGTGGATTATCATTTGAGCGCGGATCTAACTGGTCAGGCTAATCACTTAGGTGTTACTATCGAAGCGGATATCATCAAACAAAAATTGCCTGAAAATAATGGTGGTTACCTTGCCTTAAACACAAAAGAATCTGCTTACGGTAAGAATGATAAACGCATTTACGAAGAACTAACTACAGATCACCCCATCGACCTTTGCCGTTACCAGGTTGCAAATTGTTATATGGGACGCGCGGGATTGATAAATTCAGGCGGAGCATCCACCGGGGAAGCAGATATTAATGAAGCTGTAATTACGGCAGTTATTAATAAAAGAGCTGGCGGAATGGGTCTTATTTCAGGGAGAAAAGCATTCCAGCGTCCAATGAAAGATGGCGTAGGTATTTTAAATGCCATTCAGGACGTATATTTATCCAAAGATGTAACGATTGCTTAA